A genomic stretch from Rhodomicrobium vannielii ATCC 17100 includes:
- the dapD gene encoding 2,3,4,5-tetrahydropyridine-2,6-dicarboxylate N-succinyltransferase, with protein sequence MTNDLKAVIDAAFEDRQAIRFGQKGEVADAVEAALSLLDEGKARVAEKVGGEWVVNEWLKKAVLLSFRLNDNTLLGDGEAPGPWWDKVPSKFSGWDEARFRAAGFRALPGSIVRRSAFIERNVVLMPSFVNVGAYVGEGTMVDTWATVGSCAQIGRHVHLSGGAGIGGVLEPLQAGPVIIEDNCFIGARAEVAEGVVVGEGSVLSMGVYLGQSTKIVDRATGEVFYGRVPPYSVVVSGAMPGKPLPNGEPGPSLYCAVIVKRVDEKTRSKTSINDLLRE encoded by the coding sequence ATGACAAATGATTTGAAGGCGGTCATCGACGCCGCGTTCGAGGATCGCCAGGCCATCAGGTTCGGGCAGAAGGGCGAAGTTGCCGACGCGGTCGAAGCGGCGCTTTCGCTGCTGGACGAGGGCAAGGCGCGCGTGGCCGAGAAAGTCGGCGGCGAATGGGTCGTGAACGAGTGGCTGAAGAAGGCCGTGCTGCTCTCCTTCCGCCTGAACGACAACACGCTGCTGGGCGACGGCGAAGCGCCGGGGCCGTGGTGGGACAAGGTGCCGTCGAAGTTCTCTGGCTGGGACGAGGCGCGGTTCCGCGCCGCCGGTTTCCGCGCGCTGCCGGGCTCCATCGTACGCCGCTCAGCCTTCATCGAGCGAAACGTGGTTCTCATGCCATCCTTCGTGAATGTCGGCGCCTATGTCGGCGAGGGCACAATGGTTGACACATGGGCGACGGTCGGCTCCTGCGCGCAGATCGGCCGCCACGTGCATCTCTCTGGCGGCGCGGGTATTGGCGGCGTGCTGGAGCCGCTTCAGGCTGGCCCCGTCATCATCGAGGACAATTGCTTCATCGGCGCGCGCGCCGAGGTGGCCGAGGGCGTCGTCGTGGGCGAAGGCTCGGTGCTTTCGATGGGCGTCTATCTCGGCCAATCCACGAAAATCGTGGATCGCGCGACGGGCGAGGTTTTCTACGGCCGCGTGCCACCCTATTCGGTGGTGGTGTCGGGCGCGATGCCGGGCAAGCCGCTGCCGAACGGCGAGCCGGGTCCGTCGCTCTATTGCGCGGTGATCGTGAAGCGCGTCGATGAAAAGACGCGTTCGAAGACGTCGATCAACGATCTCCTGCGCGAATAG
- a CDS encoding DUF805 domain-containing protein — translation MENPMGWGEVLFGFHGRINRLTYWGGSLAATAAGLAFAALLSWLATGDPLSPAVWQRPADQSGLWEPVWLSYFAFIAWPMSALSVKRLHDRDLPRWLWYSYFAFSMAMALVPMKESLDADTPASSGLLAAILTGFSIFMFVQLSVLRGTPGPNAHGPDTLPAGYYGGDHDIWSILFGLEGRLSRAHWWRATMLVSTIALTVMTASVLFLGDYLDRHPEIVQNMNNRDWLNSAEAKPVAAEIARWMFIPGIVFCVALWNLLALGVKRLHDRGLSGWLILLVIAPFFALGLAPGLAAQAAIGEGGVNFLGLLFLASLIWGFLQFGILQGETGPNRYGPDPLAGKP, via the coding sequence ATGGAGAATCCAATGGGCTGGGGCGAGGTGTTGTTCGGCTTTCATGGCCGCATCAACCGGCTGACTTATTGGGGCGGAAGCCTCGCGGCAACGGCGGCCGGTCTCGCCTTCGCGGCGCTCTTGTCATGGCTCGCCACGGGCGACCCGCTTTCGCCCGCGGTCTGGCAGCGCCCCGCCGACCAATCGGGCCTGTGGGAGCCGGTGTGGCTCAGCTATTTCGCCTTCATCGCCTGGCCGATGAGCGCGCTGTCCGTGAAGCGCCTGCATGACCGCGACCTGCCGCGCTGGCTCTGGTATTCCTATTTCGCGTTCTCGATGGCCATGGCGCTTGTGCCGATGAAGGAGTCGCTCGACGCGGACACGCCCGCCTCATCGGGCCTCCTCGCCGCGATACTTACGGGCTTTTCGATCTTCATGTTCGTGCAACTGAGCGTACTGCGCGGCACGCCCGGCCCGAACGCGCATGGCCCGGATACGCTGCCGGCCGGATATTACGGCGGCGATCATGACATCTGGAGCATATTGTTCGGACTGGAAGGCCGCTTGAGTCGCGCTCATTGGTGGCGGGCAACGATGCTTGTCAGCACGATCGCGCTGACGGTTATGACGGCCTCGGTCCTCTTCCTCGGAGACTACCTCGACCGGCACCCGGAAATCGTCCAGAACATGAACAACCGGGATTGGCTCAATAGCGCCGAGGCAAAGCCGGTGGCCGCCGAGATCGCGCGATGGATGTTCATACCGGGGATCGTCTTCTGCGTCGCGTTGTGGAACCTGCTCGCACTCGGCGTGAAGCGCCTGCACGACAGGGGACTCTCCGGCTGGCTCATCCTGCTCGTCATCGCGCCGTTCTTTGCCCTTGGCCTTGCGCCGGGCCTCGCCGCGCAAGCCGCCATCGGCGAAGGCGGGGTGAATTTCCTCGGGCTGCTGTTTCTCGCGTCCCTGATTTGGGGATTCCTTCAGTTCGGCATCTTGCAAGGCGAAACGGGGCCCAACCGATACGGACCCGATCCGCTCGCCGGAAAGCCGTGA
- the dapE gene encoding succinyl-diaminopimelate desuccinylase produces the protein MTSATEYAQTLIRCESVTPDDAGALAYLERELGAAGFACERLRFSEPGTADVENLYARLGDGTPHICFAGHIDVVPPGDEAAWRLPPFAGEIENGVLYGRGAVDMKGAVAASLAAALEYLREKPDLVGSISFLITADEEGPSINGTRKVVERLIARGERPDACVLGECTSEDAVADTIKIGRRGSLGAELIVRGVQGHVAYPHKARNPLPALIDALTRLKARRLDDGSEHFQPSNLEITTIDTGNKATNIIPAQASARFNIRFNDLHTAPQLKAWIEEEVAAALLDTGVEHTLNFDQPSDSFLTSPGGFVKMLGAAVQAETGREPVLSTGGGTSDARFIKDMCPVAELGLLNATAHKVDEHTATADIETLARIYKRFLHLAIG, from the coding sequence ATGACAAGCGCTACAGAGTATGCACAGACCCTCATTCGCTGCGAAAGCGTCACGCCCGACGATGCCGGCGCGCTCGCCTATCTCGAACGCGAGCTTGGCGCAGCGGGCTTCGCCTGCGAGCGGCTGCGCTTCAGCGAACCCGGAACGGCCGATGTGGAAAATCTTTACGCCCGCCTTGGCGACGGCACGCCGCATATCTGCTTCGCGGGCCATATCGATGTCGTGCCGCCCGGCGACGAAGCGGCGTGGCGGCTTCCGCCTTTCGCGGGCGAGATCGAAAACGGCGTGCTGTACGGGCGCGGCGCGGTCGACATGAAAGGCGCGGTCGCGGCCTCGCTGGCGGCGGCGCTGGAATATTTGCGCGAAAAGCCGGACCTCGTCGGCTCCATCAGCTTCCTCATCACCGCCGACGAGGAAGGGCCGTCCATCAACGGGACGCGCAAGGTGGTCGAGCGCCTCATCGCGCGCGGCGAACGCCCCGATGCTTGCGTGCTCGGCGAATGCACGTCCGAGGACGCCGTTGCCGATACGATCAAGATCGGGCGTCGCGGCTCGCTCGGCGCGGAACTGATCGTGCGCGGCGTGCAGGGCCACGTCGCTTATCCGCACAAGGCGCGCAACCCTCTGCCCGCCCTCATCGACGCGCTGACGCGCCTCAAGGCGCGCCGCCTCGACGACGGCAGCGAGCATTTCCAACCGTCGAACCTGGAAATCACCACCATCGACACCGGAAACAAGGCGACGAACATCATTCCGGCGCAGGCGAGCGCGCGCTTCAACATCCGCTTCAACGATCTCCACACCGCGCCCCAGCTCAAGGCTTGGATCGAGGAGGAGGTGGCCGCTGCGCTGCTCGATACCGGCGTGGAGCACACGCTGAACTTCGATCAGCCATCCGACAGTTTTCTTACGAGCCCCGGCGGGTTCGTGAAAATGCTGGGCGCAGCGGTTCAGGCCGAAACCGGGCGGGAGCCGGTGCTGTCCACGGGCGGCGGTACATCGGACGCGCGCTTCATCAAGGATATGTGCCCGGTCGCCGAACTCGGCCTCCTGAACGCCACGGCGCACAAGGTGGACGAGCATACGGCAACTGCGGACATCGAGACGCTCGCGCGCATCTACAAGCGCTTCCTGCACCTCGCCATCGGATGA
- a CDS encoding tyrosine-type recombinase/integrase, translating into MAKGIHRLSAAEVRAASEPGLYADGGGLFLQVSKWQTKAWLFKFTLNGRTRGMGLGAFHMLTLAQARAEAVRLRDKVRSGIDPIEERNAAKNTAGEHVITFEEAAKKYLVKKEAEFRNEKHAKQWASTLETYAMPIIGNMDVAHIELQDVVRVLTQEIDEHGATLWHDRTETASRLRMRIEGVLAWATVSGHRTGDNPARWSGNLKELLPRPGSIAVKGHHPAVATAELPTWFAALKSRDGLAALALQFLALTAARSGEVRGATWQEIDLQARTWRIPASRTKTAREHVVPLSNAAVALLAALPRTSEAFVFPSTKAGAPLSDMSLSAVMRRMPGFVDPQSGRPAVPHGLRSSFRSWCAERGVDHDLAELALAHAVGNKVKRAYQRSDMFKRRVELMEAWSAVLCDVEQANNVIHHVFRNEH; encoded by the coding sequence ATGGCGAAGGGCATTCACAGACTGAGCGCGGCCGAAGTGCGAGCCGCGAGCGAACCGGGCCTCTATGCGGACGGCGGCGGGCTTTTCCTTCAGGTGAGCAAGTGGCAAACCAAGGCGTGGCTGTTCAAGTTCACGCTGAACGGCCGAACGCGCGGCATGGGGTTAGGCGCGTTCCATATGTTGACGCTTGCTCAAGCGCGTGCTGAGGCCGTGCGGTTGCGCGATAAGGTGCGAAGCGGCATCGATCCGATTGAAGAACGCAACGCGGCCAAGAACACTGCGGGCGAGCATGTTATAACGTTTGAGGAAGCCGCGAAGAAATACCTTGTCAAGAAAGAAGCTGAGTTTCGCAACGAAAAGCACGCGAAGCAATGGGCAAGCACGCTCGAAACCTACGCCATGCCGATAATTGGAAACATGGATGTTGCCCACATTGAACTACAAGACGTTGTTCGCGTGCTGACACAAGAGATTGACGAACACGGCGCAACACTCTGGCATGACCGGACGGAAACGGCTTCGCGATTGCGCATGCGAATTGAAGGCGTCCTTGCATGGGCGACGGTATCCGGGCACCGCACGGGCGATAACCCCGCGCGCTGGAGCGGCAACCTGAAGGAGCTGCTGCCGCGACCGGGCAGCATCGCGGTCAAGGGCCATCATCCAGCTGTCGCCACTGCCGAGCTGCCCACATGGTTCGCCGCGCTCAAGAGCCGCGACGGCTTGGCAGCGCTCGCGCTTCAATTCCTCGCGCTCACGGCTGCGCGGTCTGGCGAAGTGCGCGGCGCGACGTGGCAGGAGATCGATTTGCAGGCCCGTACATGGCGCATCCCCGCGTCGCGCACAAAGACCGCGCGCGAACATGTCGTGCCTCTCTCGAATGCCGCTGTGGCGCTGCTCGCGGCGCTTCCGCGCACGAGCGAGGCCTTTGTGTTCCCAAGCACCAAGGCTGGGGCGCCGCTTAGCGACATGTCGCTTTCAGCCGTCATGCGGCGAATGCCCGGCTTCGTTGATCCTCAATCCGGCCGTCCGGCCGTGCCTCATGGCTTGCGGTCAAGCTTCCGCAGCTGGTGCGCAGAACGTGGCGTGGATCACGATCTTGCCGAACTTGCGTTAGCTCATGCTGTTGGCAATAAAGTTAAGCGTGCATATCAACGTAGCGACATGTTTAAAAGGCGTGTTGAACTTATGGAAGCTTGGAGCGCTGTTCTGTGCGATGTTGAACAAGCGAACAATGTAATTCATCACGTGTTTAGAAACGAACATTGA
- a CDS encoding helix-turn-helix transcriptional regulator — protein sequence MLVLLRRDDVRARLGCSVSNLYSQMAAGMFPRPIKLGPKYSAWPEYEVEAIIKSRVALYTDEQVKKLVRDLTANRTVIMK from the coding sequence ATGCTTGTGCTTCTTCGTCGCGATGACGTTCGCGCCCGCCTCGGGTGCAGCGTCTCAAATCTCTACAGCCAGATGGCCGCAGGTATGTTCCCGCGTCCGATAAAACTTGGCCCGAAATACTCAGCATGGCCTGAGTATGAAGTCGAAGCGATCATCAAATCTCGCGTGGCGCTGTACACCGATGAACAGGTTAAGAAACTTGTTCGCGATCTTACTGCAAACCGAACTGTCATTATGAAGTAG
- a CDS encoding DUF3987 domain-containing protein, with product MTGNPYTKPFGLLGDIADFVYWHSARPVPEIALASSIGLMAGICGRAYNISHDGLNQYVLLLAPTGTGKSFMASGVAALMRPVVQIVPAAAQLIGPANFASKQALVKHIAQAPCFLSIFGEFGLQMQQMTRPNAPTHLAGLQEILLDLYAKSGRHGELRPSVHSDREKNTANVVAPSFSLLAEGTPETFYAGLSETLIATGLLPRFLLIEYTGKRPPLNESPTHEPSPELVQQLAQLCEHSFKQAAEPVTVELDTEAKRLAKQFNEFCDGEINKDGASEVTRHLWNRAHMKALKLASLAAIGVHPWCPVISAEQFKWSVDIEVYNVRNLLSRFEKGEVGEQDDDAARINKLREIINKYLESPSEKFRSAGFEEMHKNMIIPERFLQQRTANIAAFKNARNGATKSLREAIQQLINNGEIIKVRNHELPKYTNSHSVLYWPGEESSAHNGLIKNAMAARRRLKGIFDGAPPGDVV from the coding sequence ATGACCGGCAATCCCTACACAAAACCTTTCGGCCTGCTTGGCGATATTGCCGATTTTGTTTACTGGCATTCGGCGCGTCCTGTTCCTGAAATTGCCTTGGCAAGCTCCATCGGGCTTATGGCCGGAATATGTGGCCGCGCCTATAACATCTCGCATGACGGCCTCAACCAATACGTGCTGTTGCTTGCCCCGACTGGTACGGGCAAGTCGTTTATGGCGTCGGGCGTCGCCGCGCTCATGCGGCCTGTGGTCCAGATCGTGCCCGCTGCCGCTCAACTCATCGGCCCCGCGAATTTCGCGAGCAAGCAAGCGCTCGTGAAGCATATCGCCCAAGCGCCGTGCTTCCTCTCGATCTTCGGCGAGTTCGGATTGCAAATGCAGCAGATGACGCGGCCGAATGCGCCGACGCATCTCGCGGGCCTTCAGGAAATCCTTCTCGACCTTTATGCCAAGAGCGGGCGTCACGGCGAATTGCGCCCAAGCGTCCACAGCGACCGCGAGAAGAACACCGCGAACGTGGTCGCGCCATCTTTCAGCCTGCTAGCCGAAGGCACGCCAGAGACGTTCTATGCAGGCCTGAGCGAGACTTTGATAGCGACAGGGCTTCTGCCGCGCTTCCTGCTGATCGAATACACCGGCAAGCGCCCGCCGCTGAATGAAAGCCCTACGCACGAGCCTTCGCCTGAACTGGTTCAACAGCTCGCTCAACTTTGCGAACACTCGTTCAAGCAAGCTGCGGAACCTGTCACGGTTGAACTTGATACAGAAGCGAAGCGTCTCGCTAAACAGTTCAACGAATTTTGCGACGGCGAAATCAACAAGGATGGTGCAAGCGAAGTCACGCGGCATTTGTGGAACCGTGCCCACATGAAGGCTCTCAAGCTCGCTTCCCTTGCTGCTATCGGTGTTCATCCGTGGTGCCCGGTCATATCAGCCGAGCAATTCAAATGGTCGGTAGATATTGAAGTTTACAACGTGCGCAATCTCCTGTCGCGCTTTGAAAAAGGCGAAGTTGGCGAACAGGACGACGACGCCGCGCGCATTAACAAGTTGCGTGAGATAATAAACAAATATCTTGAAAGCCCATCAGAAAAGTTCAGGTCGGCGGGCTTTGAAGAAATGCATAAGAACATGATTATTCCCGAACGCTTTTTGCAGCAACGCACGGCGAACATTGCAGCGTTCAAGAACGCACGTAACGGCGCAACGAAGTCGCTCAGAGAAGCCATTCAACAGCTAATAAATAATGGAGAAATTATTAAGGTGCGTAACCACGAATTGCCCAAATATACGAACAGTCATTCGGTTCTTTATTGGCCCGGGGAAGAAAGCAGTGCTCACAACGGACTGATCAAGAACGCCATGGCGGCGAGGCGGCGCCTCAAGGGGATTTTCGACGGCGCTCCGCCCGGTGACGTGGTTTAG
- a CDS encoding methyltransferase family protein, with the protein MPSYLMYIFDVAVASLVTLNALLLLTIFSRRFKLWPTPAERSWQHYTFWPLFRGGLGLTLLFSILTVGWPEGGPDTWRFLAGMICVVIGFGFTIYGYFDLGIENTYGADEGLVTGGLYRFSRNPQYVASILGFFGTGLANGSAQSAVLCGLAILVYVVLPYTEEPWLERAYGDVYADYKQRTPRFLFL; encoded by the coding sequence ATGCCAAGCTATCTCATGTACATCTTCGACGTGGCCGTGGCCTCGCTTGTCACGCTCAACGCCCTTCTCCTGCTGACCATCTTCTCCAGAAGGTTCAAGCTGTGGCCGACGCCGGCTGAGCGAAGCTGGCAGCATTACACCTTCTGGCCGCTGTTCCGGGGCGGCCTCGGGCTGACGCTGCTGTTTTCGATCCTCACGGTTGGGTGGCCCGAGGGTGGCCCCGACACGTGGCGCTTCCTCGCGGGCATGATCTGCGTGGTGATCGGCTTCGGCTTCACGATCTACGGCTATTTCGATCTTGGCATCGAAAACACTTATGGCGCGGACGAGGGGCTGGTTACGGGTGGCCTCTATCGCTTCAGCCGCAATCCGCAATACGTCGCGTCGATCCTCGGCTTTTTCGGCACCGGCCTCGCAAATGGCTCGGCGCAATCCGCCGTGCTCTGCGGTCTGGCGATCCTCGTTTACGTGGTCCTGCCCTATACGGAAGAGCCGTGGCTGGAGCGCGCTTACGGCGACGTCTACGCTGACTACAAGCAGCGCACGCCGCGCTTCCTCTTTCTTTAA
- the pip gene encoding prolyl aminopeptidase has product MRQAESPKPPTPGSTVGRLPLFPDIPPYRTGWLKVSDRHDIYFEECGNPRGKPAVWVHGGPGGGCNATMRRYHDPSKYRIVLFDQRGCGRSTPHACLDENTTWDLVADMERLRVHLGIDRWQLCGGSWGSTLSLAYAETHPERVSELVLRGIFLLRRAELDWFYQEGTSWLFPDAFEAYQAPIPPAERGDMIAAYHRRLTSSDAAERLAAARAWSIWEGTTLSLFADPARVNQFGSEFYALAFARIECHYFMNRGFFRSDNQLLEDAGRIAHLPGTIIHGRYDVVTPLKNAWDLARAWPKAELRIVPDSGHAASEPGIVHEIVSATNAYAASA; this is encoded by the coding sequence ATGCGCCAAGCCGAGTCCCCCAAGCCGCCCACGCCCGGCTCGACCGTCGGGCGGCTGCCTCTGTTTCCCGACATTCCACCCTATCGTACGGGCTGGCTCAAGGTCTCGGACCGGCACGACATCTATTTCGAGGAGTGCGGCAACCCGCGCGGAAAACCCGCCGTCTGGGTCCATGGCGGGCCGGGCGGCGGCTGCAACGCCACCATGCGCCGCTATCACGATCCGTCGAAATATCGCATCGTGCTGTTCGATCAGCGCGGTTGCGGACGCTCGACGCCGCATGCATGCCTCGACGAAAACACCACATGGGATCTCGTCGCCGACATGGAGCGGCTGCGCGTGCATCTCGGCATCGACCGCTGGCAGCTCTGCGGCGGCTCATGGGGTTCGACGCTCTCGCTCGCCTATGCCGAGACGCACCCCGAACGCGTGAGCGAGCTTGTGCTGCGCGGCATCTTCCTCCTGCGCCGCGCCGAGCTCGACTGGTTCTATCAGGAGGGAACGAGCTGGCTGTTTCCCGACGCGTTCGAGGCGTATCAAGCGCCGATCCCGCCCGCCGAGCGCGGCGACATGATCGCGGCCTATCATCGGCGCCTGACCTCCAGCGACGCGGCGGAGCGTCTCGCGGCAGCGCGCGCCTGGAGCATATGGGAGGGGACGACGCTTTCGCTGTTCGCCGATCCGGCGCGCGTGAACCAGTTCGGCAGCGAATTCTACGCGCTCGCCTTCGCGCGCATCGAGTGCCACTATTTCATGAACCGAGGGTTCTTCCGCAGCGACAACCAACTGCTCGAAGACGCTGGCCGCATCGCGCATCTGCCGGGCACCATCATTCACGGTCGTTACGATGTGGTAACACCCTTGAAGAATGCGTGGGATCTGGCGCGAGCATGGCCGAAGGCCGAGTTGCGCATCGTGCCGGATTCGGGACACGCGGCGAGTGAACCCGGCATCGTGCATGAGATCGTGAGCGCGACGAACGCTTATGCGGCGAGCGCGTGA
- a CDS encoding sodium:solute symporter family transporter produces MTLNYSTPAVNPKLGSSFAIFASAYTCLVLMLVVLEQLGLSTLTIDHVIVVAPALFYIAIGFMTRTIAVDDFFVAGERVPPLYNALALNAMVFGGSLLAGSIAAFFFIGIDAIAIPVGLFAGLVLMAVLFVPHLRKAGAYTVPGFLHLRFGRKTIRLTASVLMIAPCLIAIVAEVALGGNIVGYLLPTPQALGIDLSPASLFTLLVVASIVIAVVLGGMRAATWTQCAQFVVVLGLVAPLIVVSVIRTNLPLPQLTYGGQLEEIKEREASKGFITTTRPKTLSEVLPGQGAQPVTRPAERMFSALSPFDFVLLIFCLAVGVASHPTFLPRLSTTPTILASRRMFGWVTMIGAFVVLTIPAYAFFTKAMAVEALIGVPVSDLPAWARALQQLGFISLPGNQFEQLGGAQRVTFQPDSLALILPMAGQLPRVFFGLAAAALLAAIAACAAGHLVALANTVSDDIYHGTLRRNASPARRLLVARLSMIVFGIFVYFLAQGHVDPLRWAMVSLSLAAGTFFAVLVLSVWWRRLSAKGALAGMVTGFAVTALYLNASGAPLFGIDSLNAAAIGVPVSFVSAAIVSLLFGTPDAHALEAVEDLRVPAGETLQSRMVRLASRTKPTL; encoded by the coding sequence ATGACGCTCAATTACAGCACGCCCGCCGTAAACCCGAAGCTCGGCTCCAGTTTCGCGATCTTCGCGAGCGCTTACACCTGCCTCGTCCTGATGCTCGTGGTGCTCGAACAGCTCGGCCTTTCGACGCTGACCATCGATCACGTCATCGTGGTTGCGCCAGCGCTATTCTACATCGCTATCGGCTTCATGACCCGCACGATCGCCGTCGATGACTTTTTCGTCGCAGGCGAACGCGTTCCGCCGCTCTACAACGCACTCGCGCTGAACGCCATGGTGTTCGGCGGCAGCCTGCTCGCGGGCAGCATCGCCGCGTTCTTCTTCATCGGCATCGACGCCATCGCCATTCCGGTCGGGCTTTTCGCGGGGCTTGTGCTCATGGCGGTGCTGTTCGTACCGCATCTGAGGAAGGCGGGCGCATACACGGTGCCGGGGTTCCTACATCTGCGCTTCGGGCGAAAAACCATCCGGCTGACGGCGTCGGTGCTGATGATTGCGCCGTGCCTCATCGCCATCGTGGCTGAAGTTGCGCTCGGCGGGAATATCGTCGGCTACCTCTTGCCGACACCTCAGGCGCTCGGCATCGATCTTTCCCCCGCGTCACTTTTCACGCTGCTTGTCGTGGCGAGCATCGTCATCGCCGTCGTGCTGGGCGGCATGCGCGCCGCGACCTGGACGCAATGCGCGCAGTTCGTGGTGGTGCTCGGCCTGGTCGCCCCGCTCATCGTCGTGTCGGTGATACGGACGAACCTGCCTCTTCCGCAGCTCACCTATGGCGGCCAGCTTGAGGAGATCAAGGAGCGCGAGGCGTCGAAGGGCTTCATCACCACGACGCGGCCGAAGACGCTGAGCGAAGTCCTGCCCGGTCAGGGCGCCCAGCCGGTGACACGGCCCGCCGAGCGCATGTTCAGCGCCCTTTCGCCATTCGATTTCGTTCTTCTGATCTTCTGTCTCGCCGTTGGTGTCGCGTCGCACCCCACCTTCCTGCCGAGGCTTTCAACAACGCCCACGATCCTCGCCAGCCGCCGCATGTTCGGCTGGGTGACGATGATCGGCGCGTTCGTGGTGCTTACGATCCCGGCCTATGCCTTCTTCACGAAAGCGATGGCGGTCGAGGCGCTCATCGGCGTGCCGGTTTCCGACCTGCCCGCGTGGGCGAGAGCCTTGCAGCAACTTGGCTTCATCTCACTGCCCGGCAATCAGTTCGAACAGCTGGGCGGCGCGCAACGCGTCACCTTCCAGCCGGACAGCCTCGCCCTCATCCTGCCGATGGCGGGCCAACTGCCGCGCGTGTTCTTCGGGCTCGCGGCGGCCGCGCTTCTTGCGGCGATCGCGGCCTGCGCGGCGGGGCATCTCGTGGCGCTCGCCAACACCGTCAGCGACGACATCTATCACGGAACCCTGAGACGCAACGCGTCGCCCGCTCGCCGCCTGCTCGTGGCGCGGCTTTCGATGATCGTCTTCGGGATCTTCGTTTACTTTCTGGCGCAAGGCCACGTCGATCCGTTGCGCTGGGCGATGGTCTCCCTCTCGCTCGCGGCGGGCACATTCTTCGCGGTGCTCGTGCTGTCGGTGTGGTGGCGCAGGCTCTCCGCGAAAGGCGCGCTGGCCGGTATGGTGACGGGTTTCGCGGTCACGGCGCTGTATCTGAACGCGTCAGGCGCGCCGCTGTTCGGTATCGACTCGCTGAACGCCGCGGCCATCGGCGTGCCCGTGAGTTTCGTCTCGGCGGCGATTGTGAGCCTGCTCTTCGGCACTCCCGACGCGCATGCGCTGGAAGCCGTGGAAGATCTTCGCGTTCCGGCGGGCGAGACGCTGCAATCGCGCATGGTGCGGTTGGCATCGCGCACCAAGCCGACGCTGTGA
- a CDS encoding DUF4212 domain-containing protein, with protein sequence MSDDDVKQAYWRSISRISLGMTVTLAVIMIVFPFFIPELNAYRFLRFPLGYFLLAHGAVILLAILIYGFFGGQQRADRVHNMTIQF encoded by the coding sequence ATGTCCGATGACGACGTTAAGCAAGCTTATTGGCGAAGTATCTCGCGGATCAGCCTCGGTATGACGGTGACACTCGCCGTGATCATGATTGTCTTTCCTTTTTTCATCCCCGAGCTCAACGCGTACCGCTTCCTGCGGTTTCCGCTGGGCTATTTCCTGCTCGCACATGGGGCGGTGATTTTGCTCGCGATCCTGATATACGGCTTCTTTGGCGGGCAGCAGCGCGCGGACCGCGTCCATAACATGACCATCCAGTTCTGA
- a CDS encoding response regulator transcription factor has translation MSAYHVIIADDHPLFRDALKQTLGSSLDGVSITEVDSVEKLLDTLSASPGADLVLLDLKMPGEKGAASLSGLTGLMYLRSQHPQIPVVIVSATDNTSMIRRCANLGASGFISKSLPVDRIRQAVKTILDGGIWFTDEMQGEGGPDELGEMAARLATLTPQQVRVLSMLGKGLLNKQIAYELSVSEATVKAHVSAILQKLGVDSRTQAVIAVNRIAAVDEADGTEGA, from the coding sequence ATGAGCGCTTATCATGTCATCATTGCGGACGATCATCCGCTTTTCCGCGATGCCCTCAAGCAGACGTTAGGCTCGTCTCTGGATGGCGTCAGCATCACCGAAGTGGATTCGGTCGAGAAGCTGCTCGATACGCTTTCGGCCAGTCCGGGCGCGGATCTCGTGCTGCTCGACCTGAAAATGCCGGGCGAGAAGGGCGCGGCTTCGCTGTCCGGGCTCACCGGCCTCATGTATCTTCGGAGCCAGCATCCGCAGATCCCCGTTGTGATCGTCTCGGCGACCGATAATACGAGCATGATTCGCCGCTGCGCCAATCTCGGCGCGTCGGGCTTCATATCGAAGTCGCTGCCCGTCGACCGTATCCGGCAGGCGGTGAAGACCATTCTCGACGGCGGCATCTGGTTCACCGATGAGATGCAGGGCGAGGGCGGCCCCGACGAACTCGGCGAGATGGCCGCGCGGCTCGCGACGCTCACGCCGCAGCAGGTTCGCGTGCTTTCGATGCTGGGCAAGGGGCTTCTCAACAAGCAGATCGCCTACGAGCTTTCCGTCTCTGAAGCGACCGTGAAGGCGCACGTTTCGGCGATCCTGCAAAAGCTCGGCGTCGACAGCCGTACGCAAGCCGTGATCGCGGTCAACCGGATCGCGGCGGTCGATGAAGCGGACGGGACCGAAGGAGCCTAG